Proteins co-encoded in one Desulfobulbaceae bacterium genomic window:
- a CDS encoding pyridoxal phosphate-dependent aminotransferase, which yields MGISKKMTAFAERSSWIRKMFEEGTKMKAIHGEDKVFDFSLGNPDLPPPAKFDQVLKELAASTSPGVHKYMPNGGYPYVREKMAAKISEEQQVTVGAGEMLMTCGAAGAINVVLKSILDPGDEVILLSPYFVEYNFYVDNHGGVSKVVATDDQFDLDLNKIVAAINEKTKAIIINSPNNPTGQIYSNEKIHKLGHILEAASEKFGTIFLISDEPYRKIVFEEYQVPSILKNYTNSIIVSSFSKDLSLPGERIGFIAVHPDIAHKDSLIGALTLANRILGFVNAPALMQRVVAQLQDVSVDCSIYAKRRDVFCTILKDAGYTFVPPKGAFYVFPKSPIADDVKFTAILQDNLILAVPGTGFGMPGYFRLAFCVEDSVIERSAEAFAKAFKSATS from the coding sequence ATGGGTATTTCAAAAAAAATGACAGCCTTTGCTGAACGCTCTTCCTGGATCCGGAAAATGTTTGAAGAAGGCACAAAAATGAAAGCAATTCACGGTGAAGATAAGGTTTTTGATTTCAGCCTGGGAAATCCTGACTTACCGCCACCTGCAAAATTTGATCAGGTTCTTAAGGAGTTGGCGGCATCAACTTCGCCTGGTGTACACAAATATATGCCCAATGGCGGTTATCCTTATGTGCGAGAGAAGATGGCCGCTAAAATCTCAGAGGAACAACAAGTAACTGTTGGTGCAGGTGAGATGTTAATGACCTGCGGTGCTGCCGGAGCTATAAATGTAGTGCTCAAATCTATTCTTGATCCTGGTGACGAAGTTATTCTTTTGAGCCCTTATTTTGTCGAATATAATTTCTATGTCGATAATCATGGCGGTGTTTCAAAAGTGGTTGCCACCGATGATCAATTTGATCTGGATCTTAATAAGATTGTTGCTGCTATTAATGAAAAAACCAAAGCCATTATTATTAATAGCCCCAATAATCCAACCGGTCAGATCTATTCAAACGAAAAAATACATAAACTTGGACATATACTTGAAGCTGCAAGTGAGAAATTCGGGACGATTTTTCTTATTTCCGACGAGCCGTATCGAAAAATTGTTTTTGAAGAGTATCAGGTGCCGAGCATTTTAAAAAACTACACGAACAGTATTATAGTTTCATCATTTTCTAAAGATCTGTCGTTGCCCGGAGAGCGCATCGGTTTTATAGCCGTTCACCCGGATATTGCCCACAAGGACTCTCTGATCGGAGCGTTAACCCTGGCCAATAGAATTTTAGGTTTTGTAAACGCCCCAGCTTTGATGCAACGGGTAGTCGCCCAATTGCAGGATGTCAGTGTCGATTGCAGTATATATGCTAAAAGAAGAGATGTCTTCTGTACTATTCTCAAAGATGCCGGATATACTTTTGTGCCCCCGAAAGGTGCTTTCTACGTCTTTCCAAAGTCACCAATTGCCGATGATGTGAAATTCACGGCCATTCTTCAAGATAACTTGATATTGGCTGTGCCTGGGACTGGGTTTGGTATGCCCGGTTATTTCAGATTGGCTTTTTGCGTTGAGGACTCTGTTATAGAACGGTCTGCTGAGGCTTTTGCCAAGGCTTTTAAGAGTGCGACATCTTAG